In Gordonia phthalatica, one genomic interval encodes:
- a CDS encoding vWA domain-containing protein, whose amino-acid sequence MTEPLVDTLTGFVDDLRSRGITVGPSNLIDAGQAMSVIDLLDRTSLREGLAATLLDDHTHRDTFDLCFELWFPLGSAARRGAIQVPRDADGKVDVQALRELTADILADQEARSDGRFDQLVAMIVGEVGQYESARGESYSVYQAMTAISPQTLIARIAAAMAGDQDTESGERPGTDPMNRRAARQATVQLREAVTTETQRRMADIRGREAVGEYAVPKLPEMIDFFSANPQDMAKMRRTIEPIARLLAAKLEFRRRRNQHGPVDVRATLRASMSTGGVPIDLRRRKPRPGKPELVVICDVSGSVAGFSQFTLQLVYALRQQFSHVRVFAFVDSVDEVTDFFDRGNSDEQFGERMTRMLSESAISTRDGHSDYGHMLKGFEDLYGDSLTHRSALLILGDARNNFRPTHADALAKMRDRVRNAYWLNPERKSSWDSGDSDASKYGAVIDMHECRNADQLSKVIADLLPV is encoded by the coding sequence GTGACCGAACCGCTCGTCGACACCCTCACCGGCTTCGTGGACGACCTCCGCAGCCGCGGCATCACGGTGGGGCCGTCGAACCTCATCGACGCCGGGCAGGCGATGAGCGTCATCGATCTGCTGGACCGCACGTCGCTGCGCGAAGGGCTGGCCGCGACCCTCCTCGACGACCACACCCACCGCGACACCTTCGACCTCTGCTTTGAGCTGTGGTTCCCGCTGGGCTCGGCGGCCCGCCGCGGAGCGATCCAGGTGCCGCGGGACGCCGACGGCAAGGTGGACGTGCAGGCCCTGCGCGAGTTGACCGCCGACATCCTCGCAGACCAGGAGGCGCGCAGCGACGGCCGCTTCGATCAGCTCGTCGCGATGATCGTCGGCGAGGTGGGGCAGTACGAGTCGGCACGCGGAGAGTCGTACTCCGTCTACCAGGCGATGACCGCGATCTCGCCGCAGACGCTGATCGCGCGGATCGCCGCCGCGATGGCCGGCGACCAGGACACCGAGTCGGGGGAGCGCCCCGGCACGGACCCGATGAACCGGCGTGCCGCACGCCAGGCCACCGTCCAACTGCGGGAGGCGGTCACCACCGAGACGCAGCGGCGGATGGCCGACATCCGCGGCCGCGAGGCCGTCGGCGAATACGCCGTCCCGAAACTGCCGGAGATGATCGACTTCTTCTCCGCCAACCCGCAGGACATGGCGAAGATGCGGCGGACCATCGAACCGATCGCCCGGCTGCTCGCCGCCAAACTCGAGTTCCGTCGACGTCGCAATCAGCACGGTCCGGTGGACGTGCGGGCCACGCTGCGGGCGTCGATGTCGACCGGCGGCGTGCCGATCGACCTGCGTCGTCGCAAGCCGCGCCCCGGCAAACCCGAACTCGTCGTCATCTGCGATGTCTCGGGCTCGGTGGCCGGCTTCAGCCAGTTCACGCTGCAGCTGGTGTACGCGCTGCGCCAACAGTTCTCACACGTGAGGGTCTTCGCCTTCGTCGACAGCGTCGACGAGGTCACCGACTTCTTCGACCGCGGCAACAGCGACGAGCAGTTCGGCGAGCGGATGACCCGGATGCTGTCCGAGTCGGCGATCAGCACCCGCGACGGCCACTCCGACTACGGGCACATGCTCAAGGGTTTCGAAGACCTGTACGGCGACTCCCTGACCCACCGCAGCGCGCTGCTGATCCTCGGCGACGCCCGCAACAACTTCCGACCCACCCACGCCGACGCGCTCGCCAAGATGCGCGACCGCGTCCGCAACGCGTACTGGCTGAATCCCGAGCGGAAGTCGTCGTGGGACTCGGGTGACTCCGATGCGAGCAAGTACGGCGCAGTGATCGACATGCACGAGTGCCGCAACGCCGACCAGCTCTCCAAGGTCATCGCCGACCTGCTGCCGGTGTGA
- a CDS encoding histidine phosphatase family protein — MRSEPDAGDTSVERLTPIVRRLILLRHGETEYNAGRRMQGQLDTDLSAVGVAQAEVAGRAIATREPLLIRSSDLRRAHDTALAIAAVTGQDVRTDVRLRETNLGDWQGMTHTEVDEASPGARRHWRDDAHWAPPNGESRVEVAARSIPVVAELIDQLDDWGQGENAEAPVVLVAHGGVIAAMTAALLNLRVEHWPIFGGLANTSWVQLSGHALPGEDPIWRLDVWNASAESAESTVQ, encoded by the coding sequence ATGAGGAGCGAGCCCGACGCGGGCGACACCAGCGTCGAACGACTGACCCCGATCGTCCGTCGGCTGATCCTGCTGCGCCACGGGGAGACCGAGTACAACGCCGGACGGCGCATGCAGGGGCAGCTCGACACCGACCTGTCCGCGGTCGGCGTCGCCCAGGCCGAGGTCGCGGGCCGCGCCATCGCGACGCGCGAGCCGCTGCTGATCCGGTCGTCGGACCTGCGTCGCGCACACGACACCGCCCTCGCGATCGCCGCCGTCACCGGGCAGGACGTCCGCACCGACGTCCGGCTGCGCGAGACCAACCTCGGCGACTGGCAGGGCATGACCCACACCGAGGTCGACGAGGCGTCGCCCGGCGCCCGCAGGCACTGGCGCGACGACGCGCACTGGGCGCCGCCGAACGGCGAGTCCCGCGTCGAGGTGGCCGCCCGCTCGATCCCGGTGGTCGCCGAACTCATCGATCAACTCGACGACTGGGGGCAGGGCGAGAACGCCGAGGCGCCGGTCGTGCTGGTGGCGCACGGCGGCGTGATCGCCGCGATGACCGCCGCGCTGCTGAACCTGCGGGTGGAGCACTGGCCGATCTTCGGCGGCCTCGCCAACACCAGCTGGGTGCAGCTGTCCGGACACGCGTTGCCCGGTGAGGATCCGATCTGGCGGCTGGACGTGTGGAACGCGTCCGCCGAATCCGCAGAGAGCACGGTGCAGTAG
- the octT gene encoding diglucosylglycerate octanoyltransferase — translation MSILILGDSLSFYGETGGLAADDARIWPNLVGAELGRDVELFARIGWTSRDIWWAITQDPRIWAAVPHAEVLVLAFGGMDSLPSPLPTAFREQIRYVRPAKLREAVRGAYGWLQPRLSPLGWPKALPAAETARYFEKIRAALAHLRPDLPIVVCLPSTHDSPYYGNVHPGRISTTVAIAEWAAEQGLPTIDWYPVTEDAFADPDVAMNPDGIHWGLEAHRRIADISVPVLREALDG, via the coding sequence ATGTCGATCCTGATTCTCGGAGACTCCCTCTCGTTCTACGGCGAGACCGGCGGTCTGGCCGCCGACGACGCGCGGATCTGGCCCAACCTCGTCGGTGCCGAACTGGGCCGCGACGTCGAACTCTTCGCCCGAATCGGCTGGACCAGCCGCGACATCTGGTGGGCCATCACCCAGGATCCGCGGATCTGGGCGGCCGTCCCGCACGCCGAGGTCCTGGTCCTCGCGTTCGGCGGCATGGACTCGCTGCCGTCGCCGCTGCCGACCGCCTTCCGCGAACAGATCCGCTACGTGCGGCCCGCCAAGCTGCGCGAAGCGGTCCGCGGCGCGTACGGCTGGCTGCAGCCGCGCCTGTCGCCGCTCGGCTGGCCGAAGGCGCTGCCCGCTGCGGAGACGGCCCGCTACTTCGAGAAGATCCGCGCCGCGCTCGCACACCTGCGGCCCGACCTGCCGATCGTCGTCTGCCTGCCCTCCACGCACGACAGCCCGTACTACGGCAACGTGCACCCGGGCCGCATCTCGACGACCGTCGCCATCGCGGAGTGGGCCGCCGAGCAGGGCCTCCCGACCATCGACTGGTACCCGGTCACCGAGGACGCCTTCGCCGACCCCGACGTCGCCATGAACCCCGACGGCATCCACTGGGGCCTGGAGGCGCACCGCCGGATCGCGGACATCAGCGTGCCGGTGCTGCGGGAGGCGCTTGACGGCTGA
- a CDS encoding aldehyde dehydrogenase family protein, whose product MIDISTLSTGLFIGGEWRQPSERFTTLNPSTGTPLADLAAASAAEVDSAVDAATAAFRGEWGALAPSRKGALLNRLADLVERDLEQLAHLESLDMGRPVGMSVALMVPNLIASLRYYAGWADKINGEVLSNDGYMGGPVQTHAYTRRDPIGVVAAIVPWNAPLMILGWKLAPALACGNTVIIKPAEDASLAILKLAELVDEAGFPAGTVNVLPGLGRVAGEALSLHPGIAKISFTGSTATGRTILRNSASNFKRTALELGGKAPQIVFDDADLDAAIQGCAMGLFFNQGEVCAAGTRILAHRSVYDAVLDGLQGAARAQVIGDPFDADTTMGPLVNERQRDRVVGYFEQGRAEGAAIVAGGSAPDRPGFFVEPTVFAGTNDMSVAREEIFGPVGIVVPFDNDDEAVALANDNQYGLSATVWTKDVSRAHTVSAQIDAGAIGVNGWSPLAPQLPWGGVKASGIGRELGYEGILAYTETKTVTVVL is encoded by the coding sequence ATGATCGACATCTCCACGCTCTCCACCGGTCTCTTCATCGGCGGTGAGTGGCGCCAACCGAGTGAACGGTTCACCACCCTCAACCCCTCGACGGGAACACCGTTGGCCGATCTCGCGGCCGCGTCCGCCGCGGAGGTCGACTCCGCCGTCGACGCCGCGACCGCGGCCTTCCGCGGCGAGTGGGGTGCGCTGGCACCGTCGCGCAAGGGCGCGCTCCTCAACAGGCTGGCCGACCTCGTCGAGCGCGACCTGGAGCAGCTTGCACACCTGGAGTCGCTGGACATGGGCCGCCCCGTCGGCATGAGCGTGGCGCTGATGGTCCCGAACCTCATCGCGTCACTCCGCTACTACGCGGGCTGGGCCGACAAGATCAACGGTGAGGTCCTCAGCAACGACGGGTACATGGGCGGACCGGTCCAGACGCACGCGTACACGCGCCGCGACCCGATCGGCGTCGTCGCCGCGATCGTCCCGTGGAACGCGCCGCTGATGATTCTCGGCTGGAAGCTCGCACCGGCCCTGGCGTGCGGCAACACCGTCATCATCAAGCCCGCCGAGGACGCCTCGCTGGCGATCCTGAAGCTCGCCGAATTGGTTGACGAGGCCGGGTTCCCCGCGGGCACCGTGAACGTCCTTCCCGGCCTCGGCAGGGTCGCGGGTGAGGCGCTGTCGCTGCACCCCGGCATCGCCAAGATCTCGTTCACCGGGTCCACCGCCACCGGCCGCACCATCCTGCGGAATTCGGCGAGCAACTTCAAGCGCACCGCTCTCGAACTCGGCGGCAAGGCTCCGCAGATCGTGTTCGACGACGCCGACCTCGACGCCGCGATCCAGGGCTGCGCGATGGGACTGTTCTTCAATCAGGGCGAGGTGTGCGCCGCGGGCACCCGCATCCTCGCGCACCGCAGCGTGTATGACGCCGTCCTCGACGGGCTGCAGGGCGCGGCCAGGGCCCAGGTGATCGGCGATCCATTCGACGCGGACACCACCATGGGTCCCCTGGTGAACGAGCGTCAGCGCGACCGGGTCGTCGGCTACTTCGAGCAGGGACGCGCCGAGGGCGCCGCGATCGTCGCCGGCGGGTCGGCCCCCGACCGGCCGGGCTTCTTCGTGGAGCCGACCGTCTTCGCCGGCACCAACGACATGTCCGTCGCGCGGGAGGAGATCTTCGGCCCGGTCGGGATCGTCGTGCCCTTCGACAACGACGACGAGGCCGTCGCCCTCGCCAACGACAACCAGTACGGACTCTCGGCAACGGTGTGGACGAAGGACGTCTCCCGCGCGCACACCGTGTCGGCGCAGATCGACGCCGGCGCCATCGGGGTCAACGGCTGGTCGCCGCTGGCACCCCAGCTGCCGTGGGGTGGCGTGAAGGCGAGCGGCATCGGTCGCGAACTCGGCTACGAGGGGATCCTCGCGTACACCGAGACCAAGACCGTCACCGTCGTCCTGTAG
- the rsfS gene encoding ribosome silencing factor yields the protein MTASPEALEMVTIAALAAEDKVATDIIAIDVSDTLVITDAFLIASADNERQVNSILEEIEDKLREAGHKPLRREGTREGRWALLDYGELIVHVQHDDERDFYGLERLWNDCPRIEIEGLGKPDDAAGADETVAE from the coding sequence GTGACCGCGTCCCCCGAAGCTCTCGAAATGGTGACGATCGCCGCCCTGGCCGCCGAAGACAAGGTGGCCACCGACATCATCGCGATCGACGTCTCCGACACCCTCGTCATCACCGACGCCTTCCTGATCGCGTCGGCCGACAACGAGCGTCAGGTCAACTCGATCCTCGAGGAGATCGAGGACAAGCTCCGCGAAGCCGGTCACAAGCCGCTGCGTCGCGAGGGCACCCGCGAGGGCCGGTGGGCGCTGCTCGACTACGGCGAGCTCATCGTCCACGTCCAGCACGACGACGAGCGCGACTTCTACGGCCTCGAACGGCTGTGGAACGACTGCCCGCGCATCGAGATCGAGGGCCTGGGGAAGCCCGACGACGCGGCGGGGGCCGACGAGACCGTCGCCGAATGA
- a CDS encoding AAA family ATPase — translation MSVNRDERSDGGFNLRDSIQPLFSDVDDVRARLKETGYLADDATATTAFLADRLGKPLLVEGPAGVGKTELARALAQATGSELVRLQCYEGIDEARALYEWNHAKQILAIQAAGQRDWEATKGDIFSEEFLLARPLLTAISRTEPTVLLIDEIDKADVDIEGLLLEVLSDFAITIPEMGTVEATRRPIVLLTSNANRELSEALKRRCLYLYIDFPDAGLEREILASRVPELPTRLAEEVVRIVGVLRTLDIRKKPSVAETIDWGNTLLAMSTGADAAAGRIDDSLVAKTLGVVLKHRPDVTTALRELKLG, via the coding sequence ATGAGCGTCAACAGGGACGAGCGCAGCGACGGGGGATTCAACCTTCGCGATTCCATCCAGCCGTTGTTCAGCGACGTCGACGATGTCCGGGCGCGGCTGAAGGAGACCGGCTACCTGGCCGACGACGCCACCGCGACCACCGCGTTCCTCGCCGACCGGCTGGGCAAGCCGTTGCTCGTCGAGGGTCCCGCCGGCGTCGGCAAGACGGAGTTGGCGCGTGCGCTCGCGCAGGCGACGGGCTCGGAGCTGGTCCGCCTGCAGTGCTACGAGGGCATCGACGAGGCGCGTGCGCTCTACGAGTGGAACCACGCCAAGCAGATCCTCGCGATCCAGGCCGCGGGGCAGCGCGACTGGGAGGCCACCAAGGGCGACATCTTCTCCGAGGAGTTCCTGCTCGCCCGGCCGCTGCTGACCGCGATCAGCCGCACCGAGCCGACCGTCCTGCTGATCGACGAGATCGACAAGGCCGACGTCGACATCGAAGGCCTGCTGCTGGAGGTCCTCAGCGACTTCGCGATCACCATCCCGGAGATGGGGACCGTCGAGGCGACGCGTCGGCCGATCGTGCTGCTCACGTCGAACGCGAATCGCGAACTGTCGGAGGCGCTCAAGCGGCGCTGCCTGTACCTGTACATCGACTTCCCGGATGCCGGGCTGGAGCGCGAGATCCTCGCCTCCCGCGTCCCCGAGCTGCCGACCCGGCTGGCGGAGGAGGTCGTCCGCATCGTCGGCGTGCTCCGCACCCTCGACATTCGAAAGAAGCCGTCGGTCGCGGAGACCATCGACTGGGGCAATACCCTCCTCGCGATGTCGACCGGCGCCGACGCCGCGGCGGGACGGATCGACGACTCGCTCGTCGCGAAGACCCTCGGCGTGGTCCTCAAACACCGCCCGGATGTGACGACCGCGCTGCGCGAGCTGAAGCTCGGCTAG
- a CDS encoding NAD(P)/FAD-dependent oxidoreductase, whose product MSDNTSHPSVIVVGAGFSGLVAARELESAGVDVRVYEARDRIGGRAWTDRRLGGHDLEMGATWVHWMQPFVWTEITRYGQEIYPSPDIDQAYWWSEGVVHQGTEHDLDEALSELQERIFDGSRDFFPYPHDPLAILDDPNTDPELIDRFRRADEGSVLDCLRTGEFTQEQIDLADSYWSAGYQGSTATASPLMAKHWASLSDHRSSLMDEQTLRFKLTKGMRGLYESIAADVRGPIALSTPVARIEHTADGVEVTLHDGSVQRADAVIVTAPIGSLSNIEFEPPLAGDQQEVIADGTNSVGFKIWIKVAGHQSVIAGAPGQHAISLLRSEKFLDEEDATILVGFGSDHSRIVLDDVASAQAAVDVWQAGLTVLECGGHDWVADPWSGQTWATLRSGQFFGGWSRFHTADTRLRFAGADFAKGWNGVVVDGAIESGIVTARKLIGEFAGSR is encoded by the coding sequence ATGTCCGACAACACCTCCCACCCCAGCGTCATCGTCGTCGGCGCAGGCTTCTCCGGACTCGTCGCCGCCCGCGAACTCGAGTCTGCGGGCGTCGACGTCCGCGTCTACGAGGCACGCGACCGGATCGGCGGCCGCGCCTGGACCGACCGCCGCCTCGGCGGGCACGACCTCGAGATGGGCGCCACGTGGGTCCACTGGATGCAGCCCTTCGTGTGGACGGAGATCACCCGGTACGGCCAGGAGATCTACCCGAGTCCCGACATCGACCAGGCCTACTGGTGGAGCGAGGGCGTCGTCCACCAGGGCACGGAGCACGACCTCGACGAGGCGCTCAGCGAACTCCAGGAACGGATCTTCGACGGTTCCCGGGACTTCTTCCCGTACCCGCACGATCCGCTGGCCATCCTCGATGATCCGAACACGGATCCCGAACTCATCGACCGGTTCCGTCGCGCAGACGAGGGCAGCGTCCTCGACTGCCTGCGCACCGGCGAGTTCACCCAGGAGCAGATCGACCTCGCCGACTCGTACTGGTCGGCCGGCTATCAGGGGTCCACCGCGACGGCGTCGCCCCTGATGGCCAAGCATTGGGCGTCGCTGAGCGATCACCGGAGTTCGCTGATGGACGAGCAGACTCTGCGATTCAAGCTGACCAAGGGAATGCGCGGACTGTACGAGTCGATCGCCGCGGACGTCCGCGGCCCGATCGCGCTCAGCACTCCGGTCGCCCGCATCGAGCACACCGCGGACGGCGTCGAGGTGACCCTGCACGACGGCTCGGTCCAACGGGCCGACGCGGTGATCGTGACCGCACCGATCGGGTCGCTGAGCAACATCGAGTTCGAGCCGCCGCTGGCCGGGGACCAGCAGGAGGTGATCGCCGACGGCACCAACTCGGTCGGGTTCAAGATCTGGATCAAGGTCGCCGGTCACCAGTCGGTCATCGCCGGCGCTCCGGGGCAGCACGCGATCTCCTTGCTGCGCAGCGAGAAGTTCCTCGACGAGGAGGATGCGACGATCCTGGTCGGCTTCGGCTCGGATCATTCGCGGATCGTCCTGGACGACGTCGCCTCGGCGCAGGCCGCGGTCGACGTGTGGCAGGCGGGTCTGACGGTCCTCGAGTGCGGCGGCCACGACTGGGTGGCCGACCCGTGGTCGGGTCAGACGTGGGCCACGCTGCGCTCGGGGCAGTTCTTCGGCGGCTGGAGCCGGTTCCACACCGCCGACACCCGACTGCGGTTCGCGGGTGCCGACTTCGCGAAGGGCTGGAACGGTGTCGTGGTCGACGGCGCCATCGAGTCCGGCATCGTCACGGCCCGGAAGCTGATCGGCGAGTTCGCCGGATCGCGGTGA
- the nadD gene encoding nicotinate-nucleotide adenylyltransferase: protein MSQGARTPRRIGVMGGTFDPIHNGHLVAGSEVAHRLGLDVVVFVPTGRPWQKEGERAADPTRTVSPAEHRYLMTVIATASNPQFTVSRVDVDREGVTYTVDTLRDLKKQFPDDELFFITGADALDTILSWHDWEDLFELANFIGVSRPGYELNATHLMEHLAAKPADVLQMLEIPALAISSTDCRERAAAGRPVWYLVPDGVVQYIAKHGLYRKDPA from the coding sequence ATGTCACAGGGCGCACGCACCCCCCGCCGTATCGGCGTGATGGGCGGGACCTTCGATCCGATCCACAACGGGCACCTCGTGGCGGGCAGCGAAGTAGCGCACCGTCTCGGGCTCGACGTCGTCGTCTTCGTCCCCACCGGGCGTCCCTGGCAGAAGGAGGGCGAGCGCGCAGCCGACCCCACCCGGACCGTCAGCCCGGCCGAACACCGGTACCTGATGACGGTCATCGCGACCGCGTCGAACCCGCAGTTCACGGTGAGCCGCGTCGACGTGGACCGCGAGGGCGTCACCTACACCGTCGACACCCTGCGCGACCTCAAGAAGCAGTTCCCCGACGACGAACTGTTCTTCATCACCGGTGCGGACGCGCTCGACACCATCCTCTCCTGGCATGATTGGGAAGACCTCTTCGAGCTCGCGAACTTCATCGGAGTCTCGCGACCCGGATACGAACTCAATGCCACCCATCTGATGGAGCACCTGGCGGCCAAACCCGCCGACGTGCTTCAGATGCTGGAGATCCCCGCGCTGGCGATCTCCTCCACCGACTGCCGTGAGCGTGCCGCTGCCGGCCGTCCCGTCTGGTACCTGGTGCCCGACGGGGTGGTCCAGTACATCGCCAAGCACGGTCTGTACCGAAAGGACCCCGCGTGA
- a CDS encoding glutamate-5-semialdehyde dehydrogenase yields the protein MSAPTADPVDTTAEVTADVTHVVTELATAAKRASRTLGTLTTAQKNAVLLAAADAIDAAADTVLAANAEDVQRAEAAGTEASLVDRLRLTADRVAGITGGLRQVAALPDPIGAVLSGKTLPNGLELRQVRVPLGVVGFVYEARPNVTVDGFGISFKSGNAVLLRGSSSAVSSNAALVTVLRGVLEEHRIDPNVVSLLPSDTRESVTALIQARGLVDVVIPRGGAGLISAVVTNATVPTIETGSGNCHIFVHRDADVDVATRIILNAKTRRPSVCNTVETVLIDSGIADEALAPITSALQAQGVVIHGEEPGMEPATEDDWHREYLSLDIALKVVDDIDAAIDHIAAYSTGHTEAIITKSLAAANEFTSRVDAAAVMVNASTAFTDGEQFGFGAEIGISTQKLHARGPMGLPELTSTKWLVWGDGQIRPA from the coding sequence ATGAGTGCACCCACCGCTGATCCGGTCGACACGACCGCCGAGGTGACCGCCGACGTCACCCACGTGGTCACCGAACTGGCCACCGCCGCGAAGCGGGCGTCCCGCACGCTCGGGACCCTGACCACCGCGCAGAAGAACGCCGTCCTCCTCGCCGCCGCCGACGCGATCGACGCGGCCGCCGACACCGTCCTCGCCGCCAACGCCGAGGACGTGCAGCGCGCCGAGGCCGCGGGCACCGAGGCGTCGCTCGTCGACCGCCTCCGCCTCACCGCGGACCGCGTCGCGGGCATCACCGGCGGCCTCCGCCAGGTGGCCGCCCTGCCCGACCCGATCGGCGCCGTCCTGTCCGGCAAGACCCTCCCGAACGGACTCGAGCTCCGCCAGGTCCGCGTCCCGCTCGGCGTCGTCGGCTTCGTCTACGAGGCTCGACCCAATGTCACGGTCGACGGCTTCGGCATCTCCTTCAAGTCCGGCAACGCGGTGCTGCTGCGCGGCTCGTCGTCGGCCGTCAGCTCCAACGCGGCGCTGGTCACCGTGCTCCGCGGCGTGCTGGAGGAGCACCGCATCGACCCGAACGTCGTCTCGCTCCTTCCGAGCGACACCCGCGAGAGCGTCACCGCGCTCATCCAGGCGCGCGGTCTGGTCGACGTCGTCATCCCGCGGGGTGGCGCGGGCTTGATCAGCGCCGTCGTCACCAACGCGACGGTCCCGACCATCGAGACCGGTTCGGGCAACTGCCACATCTTCGTGCACCGGGACGCCGACGTCGACGTCGCCACCCGCATCATCCTCAACGCCAAGACGCGTCGCCCGAGCGTGTGCAACACGGTGGAGACCGTCCTGATCGACAGCGGGATCGCCGACGAGGCGCTCGCCCCGATCACCTCGGCGCTGCAGGCGCAGGGCGTCGTCATCCACGGCGAGGAGCCCGGCATGGAGCCGGCCACCGAGGACGACTGGCACCGCGAATACCTGTCGCTGGACATCGCGCTGAAGGTGGTCGACGACATCGACGCCGCCATCGACCACATCGCCGCCTACAGCACCGGCCACACCGAGGCCATCATCACCAAGAGCCTCGCCGCCGCCAACGAGTTCACGAGCCGAGTGGACGCCGCCGCCGTGATGGTCAACGCCTCGACCGCGTTCACCGACGGCGAGCAGTTCGGCTTCGGCGCGGAGATCGGGATCTCCACCCAGAAGCTGCACGCCCGCGGCCCGATGGGACTGCCCGAGCTGACCTCCACCAAGTGGCTGGTGTGGGGCGACGGACAGATCCGTCCCGCATGA
- a CDS encoding APC family permease: protein MTAQKTPSIVSDSDSSSGSSTALRGSIGVAGIVFLVIAAAAPLTSIAGSLPVMIAIGNGSGAPLAYIVAAVVLLVFSVGYAAMSTAVTDTGAFYAYVTRGLGRPTGMGAASLALLAYTTIQAAIYGLAASTMQSVVVRFGGPDLPWWVWAFVLMAIVAFLGYRSIDLGAKVLGVVLVAEIALIVALTVGVLSKGGAHGIDFTSFSPSSFMSASPGIALMFAIGSFVGFEATAIYGEEAKDPKRTIPKATYIAVITIGVLYALGSWAVVLAYGSDEVQAAAQNDTADLTFNATAKYLGGFASDVMMVMLVTSLFAALLAFHNAIARYTFALARDGRAPQRLKSVHPKHGSPHAGSVVQTISAIILVGVFAVVGADPVLQLFTWMAGVAIVAVLLLMVLTSIAIIVYFARHSSDDRLWHTKIAPVLGALGLCGITALVVANFTTLIDGSQAMANLFIAAIVVTLVVGVAAGLALERRP from the coding sequence ATGACTGCACAGAAGACTCCCTCCATCGTGTCCGACTCCGATTCATCGTCCGGTTCGTCGACGGCTCTCCGCGGCTCGATCGGCGTCGCGGGCATCGTCTTCCTCGTCATCGCGGCCGCCGCGCCGCTGACGTCGATCGCCGGGTCCCTGCCGGTGATGATCGCGATCGGCAACGGTTCGGGCGCTCCCCTCGCCTACATCGTCGCGGCCGTGGTGCTGCTCGTGTTCAGCGTCGGCTACGCGGCGATGAGCACCGCCGTCACCGACACCGGCGCCTTCTACGCGTACGTCACCCGCGGGCTCGGGCGCCCGACGGGCATGGGCGCCGCGAGCCTCGCCCTGCTGGCGTACACCACGATCCAGGCCGCGATCTACGGCCTCGCGGCGTCCACCATGCAGAGCGTCGTCGTCCGTTTCGGCGGCCCGGACCTGCCGTGGTGGGTGTGGGCGTTCGTCCTGATGGCGATCGTCGCGTTCCTCGGTTATCGCAGCATCGATCTCGGTGCCAAGGTGCTGGGCGTGGTGCTGGTCGCTGAGATCGCGCTCATCGTCGCGCTGACCGTCGGTGTGCTCTCGAAGGGCGGTGCGCACGGCATCGACTTCACGTCGTTCAGCCCGAGCTCGTTCATGTCCGCGTCCCCGGGCATCGCGCTGATGTTCGCGATCGGATCGTTCGTCGGATTCGAGGCGACGGCCATCTACGGCGAGGAGGCCAAAGATCCGAAGCGGACGATCCCGAAGGCCACCTACATCGCAGTCATCACGATCGGTGTGCTGTACGCGCTCGGCAGCTGGGCCGTCGTCCTCGCCTACGGCAGCGACGAGGTGCAGGCGGCGGCGCAGAACGACACCGCCGATCTGACGTTCAACGCCACCGCGAAGTACCTCGGCGGCTTCGCCTCCGACGTGATGATGGTGATGCTGGTGACGAGCCTGTTCGCCGCTCTGCTCGCCTTCCACAACGCCATCGCGCGCTACACCTTCGCGCTGGCCCGCGACGGTCGTGCGCCGCAACGGCTGAAGTCCGTGCACCCGAAGCACGGGTCGCCGCACGCCGGTTCGGTGGTGCAGACCATCTCCGCGATCATCCTGGTCGGTGTCTTCGCCGTCGTCGGCGCCGACCCGGTCCTGCAACTGTTCACCTGGATGGCAGGCGTGGCGATCGTCGCGGTCCTGCTCCTCATGGTCCTCACCAGCATCGCGATCATCGTGTACTTCGCGCGGCACTCGTCCGACGACCGCCTGTGGCACACCAAGATCGCACCGGTGCTCGGGGCCCTCGGACTGTGCGGCATCACCGCGCTGGTCGTCGCCAACTTCACCACTCTCATCGATGGATCGCAGGCCATGGCGAATCTCTTCATCGCCGCGATCGTCGTCACCCTCGTCGTCGGCGTGGCCGCAGGACTGGCCCTCGAACGCCGTCCCTGA